From Deltaproteobacteria bacterium, a single genomic window includes:
- a CDS encoding TRAP transporter large permease — MEWWAYMLFFFGGLTALLLIGLPVAFAFTLVNLVGVYVFWGGTIGLQQLVLSIDSSISTFVLVPVPMFI, encoded by the coding sequence GTGGAGTGGTGGGCCTACATGCTGTTCTTCTTCGGCGGCCTGACCGCGCTGCTGCTCATCGGGCTGCCGGTAGCCTTCGCCTTCACGTTGGTGAACCTCGTCGGGGTCTACGTCTTCTGGGGCGGGACCATCGGCCTGCAGCAGCTCGTGCTGAGCATCGACAGCTCCATCTCCACCTTCGTGCTGGTGCCCGTGCCCATGTTCATCC
- a CDS encoding TRAP transporter small permease → MTAGKKIIRIFDWLLDAGAALSGALLVAVMLLTSVKVFFRYGLREGLLGVDQISGTLLVYIAFLGAAWVLRREEHVTIDLLVTRLRPATRRWLTCANSVVGALICLVVAWYGTVEAVTSWQRGILIPAEIEIPRVINLGVIPLGCFLLSLQFMRRARRAYDAAPEPVGSGG, encoded by the coding sequence ATGACGGCCGGCAAGAAAATCATCCGCATCTTCGACTGGCTCCTGGATGCCGGCGCGGCGCTTTCCGGCGCCCTCTTGGTGGCCGTCATGCTCCTCACCTCCGTCAAGGTCTTCTTCCGGTACGGTCTGCGGGAGGGCCTCTTGGGGGTCGACCAGATCAGCGGCACGCTGCTCGTCTACATCGCCTTCCTGGGCGCCGCCTGGGTGCTCCGGCGCGAAGAGCACGTCACCATCGACCTGCTGGTCACCCGGCTCAGGCCCGCGACCCGCCGCTGGCTGACCTGCGCCAACTCCGTTGTCGGCGCGTTGATCTGCCTCGTGGTGGCCTGGTACGGCACCGTCGAGGCCGTCACTTCGTGGCAGCGGGGCATCCTCATCCCGGCCGAGATCGAGATCCCCAGGGTCATCAACCTGGGCGTCATCCCGCTGGGCTGCTTTCTTCTCTCCCTCCAGTTCATGAGACGGGCCCGGCGCGCCTACGACGCGGCACCCGAACCCGTGGGGTCCGGCGGGTGA
- the dctP gene encoding TRAP transporter substrate-binding protein DctP, with protein MKRNGSIGAWMVAALALLWLSGGAGTASAQVKLNMVGSWPPGVSSAADVGIRYMEEVNRRANGKAVITFKGAREVVPTFDQPEALVRGVFDVWFGALNYWAGVVKPGYVTELSPLEPPDGGPGNALHDFMVKMYEKQGVRYLGAFSGDRNTGNHFMSTQKEVSSPADLKGMKIRVPPLTRFFVKAVGAEPVTLPPSEVYLALERGTVEGFTWPYYDGFTNFGWHKVTKFLIGHPLYRDGIGIAVNLKKWNSLSKDVQQAMLDSVAPVQRWSAGWMSAHQAYQLAAMKKAGMKVIKFSDAEAKNWAKTSNEALWAHFKTVMSADDYAAARKLMGYN; from the coding sequence ATGAAGCGAAACGGCTCAATCGGTGCATGGATGGTGGCGGCGCTGGCCTTGCTGTGGCTTTCGGGCGGGGCTGGAACCGCATCCGCACAAGTCAAGCTGAACATGGTGGGCTCCTGGCCTCCGGGCGTCTCTTCCGCCGCCGACGTCGGCATCCGCTACATGGAAGAAGTGAACCGGCGCGCCAACGGCAAGGCGGTGATCACCTTCAAGGGAGCGCGGGAAGTGGTTCCCACCTTCGACCAGCCGGAAGCGCTGGTGCGGGGCGTGTTCGACGTCTGGTTCGGCGCGCTGAACTACTGGGCGGGCGTGGTCAAGCCGGGCTACGTAACCGAGCTGTCGCCGTTGGAGCCTCCCGACGGCGGGCCGGGGAACGCGCTGCACGACTTCATGGTGAAGATGTACGAGAAGCAGGGGGTCCGCTACCTTGGGGCCTTCTCGGGCGACCGGAACACCGGCAACCATTTCATGTCCACCCAGAAGGAGGTCTCCAGCCCGGCCGACCTCAAGGGCATGAAGATCCGCGTACCGCCGCTGACGCGCTTCTTCGTCAAGGCGGTAGGTGCCGAGCCGGTAACCCTTCCGCCGTCGGAAGTCTACCTCGCGCTGGAGAGGGGCACGGTGGAAGGCTTTACCTGGCCCTACTACGACGGCTTCACCAACTTCGGCTGGCACAAGGTCACCAAGTTCCTCATCGGCCATCCGCTGTACCGGGACGGCATCGGCATCGCGGTGAACCTGAAGAAGTGGAACAGCCTGTCCAAGGACGTTCAGCAGGCCATGCTGGATTCCGTCGCTCCGGTCCAGCGCTGGTCCGCCGGCTGGATGTCCGCGCACCAGGCCTATCAGTTGGCGGCCATGAAGAAGGCCGGCATGAAGGTCATCAAGTTCTCGGACGCCGAGGCGAAGAACTGGGCCAAGACCTCCAACGAGGCCCTGTGGGCGCACTTCAAGACCGTGATGAGCGCGGACGACTATGCCGCGGCCAGGAAGCTGATGGGATATAACTGA